The proteins below are encoded in one region of Micromonospora yangpuensis:
- a CDS encoding nucleoside deaminase: MRRALEIAVTGDLPPVAGTAAPDGGLAAGEDVPVGAVLYGPDGTELAVGRNERELTGDPTGHAEVLALRRGAERLGRWRLDGCTLVVTLEPCTMCAGALVLARVATVVFGAWEPKTGAAGSLWDVLRDRRLNHRPEVYGGVLETETAAVLRAFFR, from the coding sequence ATGCGCCGCGCTCTGGAGATCGCGGTCACCGGTGACCTGCCGCCCGTCGCCGGTACGGCGGCTCCCGACGGCGGATTGGCCGCCGGCGAGGACGTACCGGTGGGTGCGGTGCTCTACGGCCCGGACGGCACCGAGCTGGCCGTCGGGCGCAACGAGCGGGAGCTGACCGGTGACCCGACCGGACACGCCGAGGTGCTGGCGCTGCGGCGCGGTGCCGAGCGCCTGGGCCGGTGGCGACTGGACGGCTGCACCCTGGTGGTCACCCTGGAGCCGTGCACGATGTGCGCGGGCGCGCTGGTGCTGGCCCGGGTGGCGACCGTGGTCTTCGGGGCCTGGGAGCCCAAGACCGGCGCGGCCGGCTCGCTCTGGGACGTGCTGCGGGACCGGCGGCTCAACCACCGCCCCGAGGTCTACGGCGGCGTGCTGGAGACCGAGACGGCAGCCGTGCTGCGCGCCTTCTTCCGCTGA
- a CDS encoding tRNA adenosine deaminase-associated protein: MSYFAAAVVRDDSGWTAAEVSLRGATDVEEVADRLRDVDPEADLSLLFVEADDAYLVILRLDEGEDLRIFGSDSAYAEESRLGAMLVGDLKTSVTGLDDVDEPRPSGGSGDDDNEQPAVDPEADPVGEADLLTDLGISAQRLLALCGHEGMLPADVTAEVCQLLGCGDEVEELREV, translated from the coding sequence GTGTCGTACTTCGCTGCGGCCGTGGTGCGTGACGACAGTGGCTGGACCGCTGCCGAGGTCAGTCTGCGGGGGGCCACCGACGTCGAGGAGGTCGCCGACCGGCTCCGGGACGTCGACCCGGAGGCCGACCTGTCCCTACTCTTCGTCGAGGCCGACGACGCGTACCTGGTGATCCTGCGCCTCGACGAGGGCGAGGACCTGCGCATCTTCGGTTCCGACTCGGCGTACGCCGAGGAGTCCCGGCTGGGCGCGATGCTGGTCGGCGACCTGAAGACCTCGGTCACCGGGCTGGACGACGTCGACGAGCCGCGACCGTCCGGCGGCAGCGGTGACGACGACAACGAGCAGCCGGCGGTCGACCCGGAGGCCGATCCGGTCGGCGAGGCGGACCTCCTGACCGACCTCGGCATCTCCGCGCAGCGCCTGCTCGCGCTCTGCGGCCACGAGGGGATGCTGCCGGCCGACGTCACCGCCGAGGTGTGCCAACTGCTCGGCTGTGGCGACGAGGTCGAGGAGCTGCGTGAGGTCTGA
- the recR gene encoding recombination mediator RecR — protein MYEGAIQDLIDELGRLPGVGPKSAQRIAFHVLSADPADVNRLAGALRKVKELVRFCTSCYNVAESEQCRICRDPRRTDEVLCVVEEPKDVVAIERTGEFRGRYHVLGGAINPLEGIGPDSLRVRELMTRLGGGAVRELILATDPNTEGEATATYLALMVKPMGISVTRLASGLPVGGDLEYADEITLGRAFEGRRVV, from the coding sequence ATGTACGAGGGTGCGATCCAGGATCTGATCGACGAGTTGGGCCGGTTGCCGGGGGTGGGACCGAAGAGCGCCCAGCGGATCGCCTTTCACGTCCTGTCGGCGGATCCGGCCGACGTCAACCGGTTGGCCGGCGCGTTGCGCAAGGTCAAGGAGCTGGTGCGGTTCTGCACCAGCTGCTACAACGTGGCCGAGTCGGAGCAGTGCCGGATCTGCCGCGACCCACGGCGTACCGATGAGGTCCTCTGTGTGGTCGAGGAGCCGAAGGACGTGGTGGCGATCGAGCGGACCGGCGAGTTCCGGGGCCGCTACCACGTGCTCGGCGGCGCGATCAACCCGCTGGAGGGGATCGGCCCGGACAGCCTGCGGGTCCGGGAGCTGATGACCCGGCTGGGCGGTGGGGCGGTGCGGGAGTTGATCCTCGCCACCGACCCGAACACCGAGGGCGAGGCGACGGCGACGTACCTGGCGTTGATGGTGAAGCCGATGGGGATCTCGGTGACCCGGCTGGCCAGCGGTTTGCCGGTCGGCGGTGACCTGGAGTACGCCGACGAGATCACCCTGGGCCGGGCGTTCGAGGGCCGCCGGGTCGTCTGA
- a CDS encoding cytochrome P450 has protein sequence MTAASHPVDTRLRHPFYLHDDGINRPAGPDKHWRYGRLAAESDPVVPIVREVAGELTPAYLICRHADVREVLRRQDVFSRAEAGSADPVDIAGTMLGMDGPEHAQARDSIEDFFTPAAVARLSDRIEAEAEARLAVLTARGGRADLIADFALPFALHTIGDLPADIQVKLPISLVVGGRETAASSIGTFFHVLHTRPYGDHPTAWAHLVAHPEQVDRAITELERLHSTGNADAMPRRVRADVRLPSGVSLRKGDIVVPSPDAANRDPRVFPDPERMDFGRDPNPHLSFGYGPHYCVGAHWGALQVRVALRLLLRELPGLRLAVPPEQVRWKAGQLILGPEALPVRW, from the coding sequence GTGACCGCCGCCAGCCACCCTGTCGACACTCGGCTCCGTCACCCCTTCTACCTGCACGACGACGGGATCAACCGGCCCGCCGGCCCGGACAAGCACTGGCGGTACGGGCGGCTCGCCGCCGAGTCCGACCCGGTGGTGCCGATCGTGCGGGAGGTGGCCGGCGAGTTGACCCCGGCGTACCTGATCTGCCGGCACGCGGACGTGCGGGAGGTGCTGCGCCGGCAGGACGTCTTCTCCCGGGCCGAGGCGGGGTCGGCGGACCCGGTCGACATCGCCGGGACGATGCTCGGGATGGACGGACCCGAGCACGCGCAGGCACGGGACAGCATCGAGGACTTCTTCACCCCGGCGGCGGTGGCCCGGCTGTCGGACCGGATCGAGGCCGAGGCCGAGGCGCGGTTGGCCGTGCTGACCGCACGGGGCGGGCGGGCGGACCTGATCGCCGACTTCGCGTTGCCGTTCGCCCTGCACACCATCGGTGACCTGCCGGCGGACATCCAGGTGAAGCTGCCGATCTCGCTGGTGGTGGGCGGCCGGGAGACCGCCGCCAGCTCCATCGGCACCTTCTTCCACGTGCTGCACACCAGGCCGTACGGCGACCACCCGACGGCCTGGGCCCACCTGGTCGCGCACCCGGAGCAGGTGGACCGGGCGATCACCGAGTTGGAGCGGTTGCACTCCACCGGCAACGCCGACGCGATGCCCCGCCGGGTACGGGCCGACGTGCGGCTGCCCAGCGGCGTCTCGCTGCGGAAGGGCGACATCGTGGTCCCGTCCCCGGACGCGGCGAACCGGGACCCCCGGGTCTTCCCGGACCCGGAGCGGATGGACTTCGGCCGGGACCCGAACCCGCACCTCTCCTTCGGGTACGGCCCGCACTACTGCGTCGGCGCCCACTGGGGCGCGCTGCAGGTGCGGGTCGCCCTGCGACTGCTGCTGCGGGAGTTGCCCGGCCTGCGGCTCGCCGTACCGCCCGAGCAGGTGCGCTGGAAGGCCGGGCAGCTGATCCTCGGCCCGGAGGCACTGCCGGTCCGCTGGTGA
- a CDS encoding M23 family metallopeptidase codes for MVPRSAVRSRRRPAYPVLLLAVAVLAAGCATERELPESPQGRSPDALRTAEQPAPAEPSPATASPTPTAPDGTAPGSTGPTPTRTGLRHVFPVRADNVDYHPTHSAYPGTDLFADCGEPFVAVTDGRILEVSRVDRYDKRGPQGPYNGGLSVSLLGDDGVRYYGSHLSVVDRGIKEGARVRAGQQLGKVGRTGNANNVCHVHFGISPPCTGQDDWWIRRGVVWPAKYLDSWRRGGNREPAAAVTAWRREHGCPAKP; via the coding sequence ATGGTCCCGCGATCCGCCGTCCGTAGCCGCCGCCGTCCGGCGTACCCGGTGTTGTTGCTCGCGGTGGCGGTGCTGGCCGCCGGCTGCGCGACCGAGCGGGAGTTGCCGGAGTCGCCGCAGGGCCGCAGCCCGGACGCGCTGCGCACCGCCGAGCAGCCCGCCCCGGCCGAGCCGTCGCCGGCCACCGCGTCCCCGACCCCCACCGCACCGGACGGCACGGCACCGGGCAGCACCGGGCCGACGCCTACCCGCACCGGACTGCGGCACGTCTTCCCGGTACGCGCCGACAACGTCGACTACCACCCGACCCACTCGGCGTACCCGGGCACCGACCTCTTCGCCGACTGCGGCGAGCCGTTCGTCGCGGTCACCGACGGGCGGATCCTGGAGGTCAGCCGGGTCGACCGGTACGACAAGCGGGGCCCGCAGGGGCCGTACAACGGCGGCCTGTCGGTGTCGCTGCTCGGCGACGACGGGGTGCGTTACTACGGCTCGCACCTGAGCGTCGTCGACCGCGGCATCAAGGAGGGCGCCCGGGTCCGGGCCGGGCAGCAACTCGGCAAGGTGGGCCGCACCGGCAACGCCAACAACGTCTGCCACGTGCACTTCGGCATCTCCCCGCCGTGCACCGGCCAGGACGACTGGTGGATCCGCCGGGGCGTGGTCTGGCCGGCGAAGTACCTCGACTCGTGGCGTCGCGGCGGCAACCGGGAGCCGGCCGCCGCGGTGACCGCCTGGCGACGTGAGCACGGTTGCCCCGCGAAGCCGTGA
- the deoD gene encoding purine-nucleoside phosphorylase, with protein sequence MSTHIGAKPGEIAERVLMPGDPLRAKWIAETYLEDTTCYSTVRGMLGFTGRWNGVAVSVQGSGMGMPSASIYAHELINEYGVKSLIRVGSCGALSEDLQLRDVLAANGSATDSNMNRMRFSGLIDYAPVADFGLLRTAVEVAERRGVDMRVGPVLAADAFYTDRPDLYDTLADYGVLAVEMESAALYTIAARYKARALTVLTVSDHIKTGEKTTAQEREQTFSQMVEIALDTIVA encoded by the coding sequence ATGAGTACGCACATCGGCGCGAAGCCGGGCGAGATCGCCGAACGGGTCCTGATGCCGGGTGACCCCCTGCGGGCCAAGTGGATCGCGGAGACCTACCTCGAGGACACGACCTGTTACTCGACGGTGCGGGGGATGCTCGGCTTCACCGGCCGCTGGAACGGCGTGGCCGTCTCCGTCCAGGGCTCCGGCATGGGAATGCCGTCGGCCAGCATCTACGCCCACGAGCTGATCAACGAGTACGGGGTGAAGTCGCTGATCCGGGTCGGCTCCTGCGGGGCGCTCAGCGAGGACCTCCAACTGCGGGACGTGTTGGCCGCCAACGGCTCCGCCACCGACTCGAACATGAACCGGATGCGGTTCAGCGGGCTGATCGACTACGCCCCGGTGGCCGACTTCGGGCTGCTGCGTACCGCGGTCGAGGTGGCCGAGCGACGCGGCGTCGACATGCGGGTCGGGCCGGTGCTGGCCGCGGACGCCTTCTACACCGACCGGCCGGACCTCTACGACACCCTCGCCGACTACGGCGTGCTGGCGGTGGAGATGGAGTCGGCGGCGCTGTACACGATCGCCGCCCGGTACAAGGCGCGGGCGCTGACCGTGCTGACCGTCAGCGACCACATCAAGACCGGCGAGAAGACCACCGCGCAGGAGCGGGAGCAGACCTTCAGCCAGATGGTGGAGATCGCCCTGGACACCATCGTCGCCTGA
- a CDS encoding PHP domain-containing protein, with the protein MSDRDPIADLRRIAFLLERANEATYRVRAFRSAAAALSALPVGELTERAGSGRLTELSGVGDVTARCVAESLAGEEPVYLRRLTATEGLDLDAEAAALRAALRGDCHLHSDWSDGGSPIEEMALAAVELGHEYVVLTDHSPRLKVARGLTAARLRQQLDHVARLNADLPDGFRILTGIEVDILADGSLDQDEELLARLDVVVGSVHSGLNDDRARMTRRMLAAVANPHLDILGHCTGRMVASRPAGVTGPGDRGHRARTRAESDFDADAVFAACAEHDKAVEINSRPERQDPPKRLIRRALEAGCRFAIDTDAHAPGQLDWQRFGCDRAARCGVPADRVINTWPANELLAWTRRSSR; encoded by the coding sequence GTGAGCGACCGGGATCCCATCGCCGACCTGCGCCGCATCGCCTTCCTGCTGGAGCGGGCCAACGAGGCGACCTACCGGGTACGCGCGTTCCGCTCGGCGGCGGCCGCACTGTCCGCCCTGCCCGTCGGCGAGCTGACCGAGCGGGCCGGCAGCGGCCGGCTCACCGAACTGTCCGGGGTCGGTGACGTGACCGCCCGGTGCGTGGCCGAGTCGCTGGCCGGCGAGGAGCCGGTATATCTGCGCCGGCTGACCGCCACCGAGGGCCTGGACCTGGACGCCGAGGCCGCCGCGCTGCGCGCGGCCCTGCGTGGCGACTGCCACCTGCACTCCGACTGGTCCGACGGCGGCTCGCCGATCGAGGAGATGGCGCTGGCCGCGGTCGAGCTGGGCCACGAGTACGTGGTGCTGACCGACCACTCGCCCCGGCTGAAGGTGGCCCGGGGGCTGACCGCCGCCCGGCTGCGTCAGCAGCTCGACCACGTGGCGCGGCTCAACGCCGACCTGCCGGACGGGTTCCGGATCCTCACCGGCATCGAGGTGGACATCCTCGCCGACGGCTCGCTGGACCAGGACGAGGAGCTGCTGGCCCGCCTCGACGTGGTGGTGGGCTCGGTGCACAGCGGGCTGAACGACGACCGGGCGAGGATGACCCGCCGGATGCTCGCCGCCGTCGCCAACCCGCACCTGGACATCCTCGGCCACTGCACCGGCCGGATGGTCGCCTCCCGGCCGGCCGGGGTGACCGGGCCGGGTGACCGGGGGCACCGGGCCCGTACCCGGGCCGAGAGCGACTTCGACGCGGACGCGGTCTTCGCCGCCTGCGCCGAGCACGACAAGGCCGTCGAGATCAACTCCCGGCCGGAGCGGCAGGACCCGCCGAAGCGGCTGATCCGGCGGGCCCTGGAGGCCGGCTGCCGGTTCGCCATCGACACCGACGCGCACGCACCCGGCCAGCTCGACTGGCAGCGCTTCGGCTGCGACCGGGCGGCCCGCTGCGGCGTCCCCGCCGACCGCGTAATCAACACCTGGCCCGCGAACGAGCTGCTGGCGTGGACCCGACGGTCGTCCCGCTGA
- a CDS encoding DNA polymerase III subunit gamma and tau, giving the protein MALALYRKYRPRTFAEVIGQEHVTEPLSQALRSGRLNHAYLFSGPRGCGKTSSARILARSLNCEQGPTPEPCGTCASCRSLSGDGAGSIDVIEIDAASHGGVDDARELREKAFFAPANSRFKIYVIDEAHMVSSAGFNALLKLVEEPPEYVKFIFATTEPEKVLGTIKSRTHHYPFRLIPPKTLRPYLEQLTQAEGVTVDPAVFPLVVRAGGGSARDSLSVLDQLIAGAGPEGVSYARAAALLGVTDAALIDEMCDALAAGDGAAAYATVDRVAEAGHDPRRFASDLLERLRDLIVLQQVPDAADKGLIDGPADQIERMAAQAQRLGPGTLSRCADIVHNGLVEMRGTTAPRLVLELICARMLLPGADDSTGGLLQRLERMERRFTLTGTEQINTPEVRQESPAPPAAAAAPEVYPAGRPAAAEAPASGAGTGALSGLAAARAAAGAPSRAAVTATARPEPSGAAPAAGAAGAESGVPAGRPVDRDRDPAGDAAPARRAVPPSAVLPDPATPEPPRPGADQPGTLDAVAVRRVWPEVVDKVNRSHKKIAALMRAAVVRDLDGDVLVLTVKSTVLAKMLADHAPVLTDALYEELGGRWQIRCEVAGERGGARAAAPRPTPAPPAAPPPPRPDAGGRASGRPDAGAAGDGTSVTSTGQATSAGSVTSTGSVTSAGSVTSTGSAVPAGSATSVGSAARAGSTSGAGSASGGDEEWPEAARPGGAAGAADHGSGQPDDHWPEAARPGGATSAAEPSGPAARPGEDGVTGSGPTGPAGSGGPAGAGAFGRDGSAGRDVGSGSGQGGRERVADGGQPGRDGVPGSGRAGADGSAPNGAARQPGGPGRNGPGGGAASGAIAAARAAAAAAGNRGAGASGAHRGQPAGARKTADADWAGEPPYDPDFDGPVRGGSRPGGPAAQSHGASPAAAFEGFDPGDEPLDEVIDERTARQSSEEQAVQLLRDAFGAEKIDEVDAR; this is encoded by the coding sequence GTGGCACTGGCGCTCTACCGCAAGTACCGGCCGCGTACCTTCGCCGAGGTCATCGGGCAGGAGCACGTCACCGAGCCGCTGTCGCAGGCGTTGCGCAGCGGGCGGCTGAACCACGCGTACCTCTTCTCCGGGCCCCGGGGGTGCGGCAAGACCTCCAGCGCGCGGATCCTGGCCCGGTCGCTCAACTGCGAGCAGGGCCCCACCCCCGAGCCGTGCGGCACGTGCGCGTCCTGCCGGTCGCTCAGCGGCGACGGGGCCGGGTCGATCGACGTGATCGAGATCGACGCGGCCAGCCACGGTGGTGTCGACGACGCCCGTGAGCTGCGGGAGAAGGCCTTCTTCGCGCCGGCCAACAGCCGGTTCAAGATCTATGTCATCGACGAGGCGCACATGGTCTCGTCGGCCGGCTTCAACGCCCTGCTCAAGCTGGTCGAGGAGCCCCCGGAGTACGTCAAGTTCATCTTCGCCACCACCGAGCCGGAGAAGGTCCTCGGCACGATCAAGTCGCGGACCCACCACTACCCGTTCCGGCTGATCCCGCCGAAGACCCTGCGGCCGTACCTGGAGCAGCTCACCCAGGCCGAGGGGGTCACCGTCGATCCGGCGGTCTTCCCCCTGGTGGTGCGGGCCGGCGGCGGTAGCGCCCGGGACAGTCTGTCGGTGCTCGACCAGCTCATCGCCGGTGCCGGGCCGGAGGGGGTCAGCTACGCGCGGGCCGCGGCCCTGCTCGGGGTGACCGACGCCGCGTTGATCGACGAGATGTGCGACGCCCTGGCCGCCGGCGACGGCGCGGCGGCGTACGCCACTGTCGACCGGGTGGCCGAGGCCGGGCACGATCCCCGCCGGTTCGCCTCCGACCTGCTGGAGCGGCTGCGCGACCTGATCGTGCTCCAGCAGGTGCCGGACGCCGCCGACAAGGGTCTGATCGACGGCCCCGCCGACCAGATCGAGCGGATGGCCGCCCAGGCCCAGCGGCTCGGCCCCGGCACGCTGTCGCGCTGCGCCGACATCGTGCACAACGGCCTGGTCGAGATGCGCGGTACCACCGCGCCCCGGCTGGTCCTGGAGCTGATCTGCGCCCGGATGTTGCTGCCCGGCGCCGACGACTCCACCGGCGGCCTGCTGCAACGCCTGGAACGCATGGAACGCCGCTTCACCCTCACCGGCACCGAGCAGATCAACACCCCTGAGGTACGCCAGGAGTCTCCCGCCCCGCCCGCGGCTGCCGCCGCGCCCGAGGTGTACCCCGCCGGCAGGCCGGCGGCTGCCGAAGCCCCCGCCTCGGGCGCTGGCACCGGTGCGCTCTCCGGATTGGCTGCCGCCCGCGCCGCCGCCGGCGCTCCGTCCCGCGCCGCCGTTACTGCTACTGCCCGGCCCGAGCCGTCCGGTGCTGCTCCGGCAGCGGGTGCAGCCGGCGCGGAGTCCGGTGTCCCGGCCGGCCGGCCCGTGGACCGGGACCGCGACCCCGCCGGAGACGCCGCCCCAGCCCGTCGGGCGGTACCCCCGTCGGCCGTGCTGCCCGACCCGGCCACCCCGGAGCCGCCCCGACCGGGTGCGGACCAGCCGGGCACCCTCGACGCGGTAGCGGTACGCCGGGTCTGGCCCGAGGTGGTCGACAAGGTCAACCGGAGTCACAAGAAGATCGCCGCGCTGATGCGCGCCGCGGTGGTCCGGGACCTCGACGGGGACGTGCTGGTGCTGACCGTCAAGTCGACGGTGCTGGCCAAGATGCTCGCCGATCACGCCCCGGTGCTCACCGACGCGCTCTACGAGGAGTTGGGCGGACGCTGGCAGATCCGGTGCGAGGTGGCCGGCGAACGCGGTGGCGCCCGCGCCGCCGCGCCCCGACCGACGCCCGCCCCACCGGCTGCCCCGCCGCCCCCGCGTCCTGACGCCGGTGGCCGTGCGTCCGGCCGGCCCGACGCCGGTGCGGCTGGTGACGGGACCTCGGTGACCTCGACCGGCCAGGCGACCTCGGCCGGCTCGGTGACCTCGACCGGCTCGGTGACCTCGGCCGGCTCGGTGACCTCGACCGGCTCGGCTGTGCCGGCTGGCTCGGCGACCTCGGTTGGCTCGGCGGCGCGGGCTGGTTCGACGTCCGGGGCCGGCTCGGCGTCGGGTGGAGACGAGGAGTGGCCCGAGGCGGCGCGACCCGGGGGAGCCGCCGGGGCCGCGGACCACGGGTCCGGGCAGCCCGACGATCACTGGCCCGAGGCGGCCCGCCCGGGTGGGGCGACCTCCGCCGCCGAGCCGTCGGGTCCCGCCGCTCGCCCCGGCGAGGACGGCGTCACCGGCTCCGGACCGACCGGCCCCGCCGGCTCCGGCGGACCGGCTGGGGCCGGTGCGTTCGGGCGGGACGGGTCGGCCGGTCGGGATGTGGGGTCGGGCTCCGGTCAAGGCGGACGAGAACGGGTCGCCGACGGCGGTCAGCCCGGTCGGGACGGGGTTCCGGGTTCCGGTCGTGCCGGGGCGGACGGTTCCGCACCGAACGGGGCGGCGCGGCAGCCCGGTGGCCCGGGACGCAACGGCCCGGGAGGGGGTGCGGCCAGCGGTGCCATCGCGGCGGCCCGAGCCGCCGCCGCGGCGGCCGGTAACCGGGGAGCGGGCGCGTCCGGTGCGCACCGGGGGCAGCCGGCGGGGGCCCGCAAGACCGCCGACGCCGACTGGGCGGGCGAGCCGCCGTACGATCCCGACTTCGACGGTCCGGTCCGGGGCGGAAGCCGGCCCGGTGGCCCGGCGGCCCAGTCCCACGGCGCGTCGCCGGCTGCGGCGTTCGAGGGCTTCGATCCGGGGGACGAGCCGCTGGACGAGGTGATCGACGAGCGGACCGCCCGGCAGAGCAGTGAGGAACAGGCCGTGCAGCTGCTCCGGGACGCGTTCGGCGCCGAGAAGATCGACGAGGTGGACGCCCGCTGA
- a CDS encoding DUF885 domain-containing protein — translation MGRIDDLADRYVADWAPLNPTGATYVGITGYDNLLDDLTPQGYEARAELARRTLADLDVTEPATEPERAAKEAMQERLGLELARHDSGDAASEVNVVSSGLHELRSVFDLMPTEGTEAQANIAARLNRFAAALEGYKTTLRTTAAAGKVSSQAQLVEVAKQCDVWIDPDGDNVFHALVERLDADGTIGAELRRGAAAATAAIAEFGQFLRTEMAPQGREKQAAGRERYELASQYFLGAKVDLDETYAWGFEELARLEADMRTVSARIAGPGATIDEAVAALDADPARTVAGKEAFRDWMQELADRTVDQLHGTHFDIPEQVRRIECHLAPTSDGLIYYTGPSEDFSRPGRMWWAVPQGITDFSTWREVTTVFHEGVPGHHLQIAQTVVRADLLNRWQRLLCWVSGHGEGWALYAERLMDELGYLDDPGEQLGMLDGQAMRAARVIVDIGMHLELRIPKDNQFGFHPGERWTPELGWEFMRAHCRVPDENLRFELNRYLGWPGQAPSYKVGERIWLQAREDAKVRKGADFDLKEFHQQALDLGALGLDPLRRALARL, via the coding sequence GTGGGACGAATCGATGACCTCGCCGACCGGTACGTGGCCGACTGGGCCCCGCTGAACCCGACCGGCGCGACGTACGTCGGCATCACCGGCTACGACAACCTGCTCGACGACCTGACCCCGCAGGGGTACGAGGCGCGTGCCGAACTGGCCCGCCGGACCCTGGCCGACCTGGACGTGACCGAGCCGGCCACCGAGCCGGAGCGGGCCGCCAAGGAGGCCATGCAGGAGCGGCTCGGTCTGGAGCTGGCCCGGCACGACAGCGGTGACGCCGCCAGCGAGGTCAACGTGGTCTCCAGCGGGCTGCACGAGCTGCGCAGCGTCTTCGACCTGATGCCGACCGAGGGCACCGAGGCCCAGGCGAACATCGCCGCCCGGCTCAACCGCTTCGCCGCCGCCCTGGAGGGCTACAAGACCACGCTGCGCACCACCGCCGCCGCCGGGAAGGTCAGCTCCCAGGCGCAGCTGGTCGAGGTGGCCAAGCAGTGCGACGTCTGGATCGACCCGGACGGCGACAACGTCTTCCACGCCCTGGTGGAACGGCTCGACGCCGACGGCACGATCGGTGCCGAGCTGCGTCGGGGCGCGGCGGCGGCCACCGCGGCCATCGCCGAGTTCGGCCAGTTCCTGCGCACCGAGATGGCCCCGCAGGGCCGCGAGAAGCAGGCCGCCGGCCGGGAGCGGTACGAGCTGGCCTCGCAGTACTTCCTCGGGGCCAAGGTCGACCTCGACGAGACGTACGCCTGGGGTTTCGAGGAGCTGGCCCGGTTGGAGGCCGACATGCGTACGGTCTCGGCGCGGATCGCCGGGCCGGGCGCGACGATCGACGAGGCGGTGGCGGCGCTGGACGCCGACCCGGCCCGTACCGTCGCCGGCAAGGAGGCGTTCCGGGACTGGATGCAGGAGCTGGCCGACCGGACCGTCGACCAGCTGCACGGCACCCACTTCGACATCCCGGAGCAGGTCCGCCGGATCGAGTGCCACCTCGCGCCGACCAGCGACGGGCTCATCTACTACACCGGCCCGAGTGAGGACTTCTCCCGCCCCGGGCGGATGTGGTGGGCGGTGCCGCAGGGCATCACCGACTTCTCCACCTGGCGCGAGGTGACCACCGTCTTCCACGAGGGCGTCCCGGGCCACCACCTGCAGATCGCCCAGACCGTGGTCCGGGCCGACCTGCTCAACCGCTGGCAGCGGCTGCTCTGCTGGGTCTCCGGGCACGGCGAGGGCTGGGCGCTCTACGCCGAGCGGCTGATGGACGAACTGGGCTACCTGGACGACCCGGGTGAGCAGCTCGGCATGCTCGACGGGCAGGCCATGCGGGCGGCCCGGGTGATCGTCGACATCGGCATGCACCTGGAGCTGCGGATCCCCAAGGACAACCAGTTCGGCTTCCACCCGGGTGAGCGGTGGACCCCGGAGCTGGGCTGGGAGTTCATGCGCGCGCACTGCCGGGTGCCGGACGAGAACCTGCGCTTCGAGTTGAACCGCTACCTGGGCTGGCCGGGGCAGGCCCCCTCGTACAAGGTCGGCGAGCGGATCTGGCTCCAGGCCCGCGAGGACGCCAAGGTACGCAAGGGCGCCGACTTCGACCTGAAGGAGTTCCACCAGCAGGCGCTCGACCTCGGTGCGCTCGGGCTGGACCCGCTGCGGCGGGCGCTGGCCCGGCTCTGA
- a CDS encoding YbaB/EbfC family nucleoid-associated protein: MQQMLKQAQKMQQQIAQAQAELAEAELTGTAGGGLVTATVSGSGELKGIRIDAKAVDPEDVETLEDLVLAAIRNANEAARELTEQKMGPVAGGMGGLGLPGF; encoded by the coding sequence ATGCAGCAGATGCTGAAGCAGGCGCAGAAGATGCAGCAGCAGATCGCCCAGGCCCAGGCGGAGCTGGCCGAGGCGGAGCTGACCGGCACGGCCGGCGGCGGGCTGGTCACCGCGACGGTCTCCGGCTCCGGCGAGCTGAAGGGCATCCGGATCGACGCGAAGGCCGTGGACCCGGAGGACGTGGAGACCCTGGAGGACCTGGTTCTCGCGGCCATCCGCAACGCCAACGAGGCGGCCCGGGAGTTGACCGAGCAGAAGATGGGGCCGGTCGCCGGGGGCATGGGCGGCCTCGGGCTGCCCGGGTTCTGA
- a CDS encoding Uma2 family endonuclease: MTVPMKFDPLTDLDGMWTTQLADRYLPLPELPHARYECIDGRLVMTPAEVGTNSYGEMQLGRLLSPHAEEHGFYVFGQVNLTFTPQRWIQPDVTVLHTLPKTDEEDRWIPVHLCTMAVEFVSPGSRRQDFVDKPKRCAEGRVPYFMRVEISRRLRHAAVELYALGEAGGYELVTQAVSGMRLLSTEPFPIDFDPAELLP, from the coding sequence ATGACGGTGCCGATGAAGTTCGATCCACTGACGGATCTCGACGGGATGTGGACCACCCAGCTCGCTGATCGATACCTCCCGCTGCCCGAGTTGCCGCACGCGCGGTACGAGTGCATCGACGGAAGGTTGGTCATGACCCCGGCAGAGGTCGGCACGAACAGCTACGGCGAGATGCAGTTGGGACGGCTGCTGTCCCCCCACGCCGAGGAGCACGGTTTCTACGTGTTCGGCCAGGTGAACCTCACCTTCACCCCGCAGCGCTGGATCCAGCCGGACGTGACCGTGCTGCACACCCTGCCCAAGACCGACGAGGAGGACCGGTGGATTCCGGTCCACCTCTGCACGATGGCCGTCGAGTTCGTCTCGCCGGGCAGCCGGCGGCAGGACTTCGTCGACAAGCCGAAACGGTGTGCGGAGGGCCGGGTGCCGTACTTCATGCGGGTCGAGATCTCCCGACGGCTGCGGCACGCCGCGGTCGAGCTGTACGCCCTCGGCGAGGCCGGCGGGTACGAACTCGTCACGCAGGCGGTCAGCGGGATGCGGCTGCTCTCCACCGAGCCGTTCCCGATCGACTTCGACCCGGCCGAGCTGCTGCCCTGA